In Gammaproteobacteria bacterium, the following proteins share a genomic window:
- a CDS encoding NADH-quinone oxidoreductase subunit C, whose product MSRAEQLLEQIQETLGEGIESATLDLGEVTAVVAPERLLEVCRTLRHHPDFEFTLLIDVCGVDYSEYGIDEWSTVESSGQGFSRGVDAHTAGHLRQDDADLSVERPARALRFAAVYHLLSISHNRRLRLRCFAPDEELPVIPSVIDVWAAANWFEREAFDLYGIIFDGHPDLRRILTDYGFIGHPFRKDFPLSGNVEVRYDPERQRVVYEPVSIEPRVLVPKVIREEMRRRSEVNMADSESVPKPS is encoded by the coding sequence ATGAGCCGAGCCGAGCAGTTGCTGGAACAGATACAGGAAACCCTGGGCGAGGGGATCGAGTCAGCGACGCTGGATCTGGGTGAGGTGACCGCGGTGGTCGCACCCGAGCGGCTGTTGGAAGTCTGCCGGACGTTGCGTCACCACCCCGATTTCGAATTCACCCTCCTCATCGACGTCTGCGGTGTGGACTATTCCGAGTATGGCATCGACGAATGGTCGACCGTGGAGTCATCCGGTCAGGGGTTCAGCCGCGGCGTCGATGCGCACACCGCCGGCCATCTGCGCCAGGACGACGCGGACCTCTCCGTCGAACGGCCGGCCCGGGCGTTACGCTTCGCCGCGGTCTATCACCTGCTGTCGATCAGCCATAACCGGCGCCTGCGCCTGCGCTGCTTCGCGCCCGACGAAGAATTGCCCGTGATCCCCTCGGTGATCGACGTCTGGGCCGCGGCGAACTGGTTCGAACGCGAGGCCTTCGACCTCTATGGCATCATCTTCGACGGCCACCCCGATCTGCGCCGTATCCTGACCGATTACGGTTTCATCGGTCACCCGTTCCGCAAGGATTTCCCACTGTCGGGCAACGTCGAGGTGCGCTACGACCCCGAGCGGCAGCGCGTCGTCTACGAACCGGTCAGCATCGAACCGCGCGTGCTGGTACCGAAGGTGATCCGCGAGGAGATGCGGAGGCGTTCCGAAGTGAATATGGCTGATTCGGAATCCGTACCGAAACCTTCATGA
- the nuoG gene encoding NADH-quinone oxidoreductase subunit NuoG — protein sequence MSAKAEVPAAETVNVEIDGRPYTARKGQMIIEVTDAHGIDVPRFCYHNKLPIAANCRMCLIQVEKVNKPLPACATPVADGMKIYTHSDYARQAQKAVMEFLLINHPLDCPICDQGGECELQDLALGYGRDVSRFAEAKRVIKDKDIGPLIATEMTRCIHCTRCIRFLEVIAGHKELGGTGRGEHLEIGTYVERAVESELSGNIIDVCPVGALTSKPFRFRARAWELTQHASIAPHDCVGSNLYVHTRRSEVMRAVPRDNEEINEVWLSDRDRFSCHGLEHPQRLTAPQRKIDGQWQTVDWESALQAVAETLRSTAGDELGILVSPTATLEEAYLLARVAAGLGCAHIDHRLRQTDFTDQDRLSLHPWLGGPLADLESRDAVLLIGANPRKEQPIVGHRLRKAALAGARVFALNPVAYEFNFDLADQIAVRPSALVAELAAVTAALLGLRNTRAPADLQGLLDSATPTPRHEAIAQALSAAERGMLLLGLTAQMHPAASALRALALLIGEVADIRVGFLSDGPNGAGAWLAGVLPHRAPGGEARATPGLDAQAQLAAPRKTYILFGCEPEADFADAALAHRALAAAASVVAFTAFASAGLRAQADILLPLAPFSETSGTFVNGEGRWQSFAGAARPRGGTRPGWKVLRVLGNLLDLEDFDYQSSEAVRDELRTRVDERRPSHARVAGALARPETNAGLERIGDVPLYASDALVRHSGPLQAMTDAADAVVRVNAAEAARLGLSGNVQVTQGAATAVLALVIDDRVPDGAAQIVAARPGSAHLGPAFGHVELGPAP from the coding sequence ATGAGCGCCAAAGCGGAGGTGCCCGCCGCCGAGACCGTCAACGTCGAGATCGATGGTCGGCCGTACACGGCACGCAAGGGCCAGATGATCATCGAGGTCACCGATGCCCATGGCATCGACGTGCCGCGCTTCTGTTATCACAACAAACTGCCGATCGCGGCCAACTGCCGCATGTGCCTGATACAGGTGGAGAAGGTGAACAAGCCGCTGCCGGCCTGCGCCACACCGGTCGCCGACGGCATGAAGATCTACACCCACTCCGATTACGCCCGCCAGGCACAAAAGGCGGTGATGGAGTTCCTGCTCATCAATCACCCGCTGGACTGCCCGATCTGCGACCAGGGCGGCGAATGTGAGCTGCAGGATCTGGCGCTGGGCTACGGCCGCGACGTATCGCGTTTCGCCGAGGCCAAGCGCGTGATCAAGGACAAGGACATCGGTCCGCTGATCGCCACCGAGATGACGCGCTGCATCCATTGCACCCGCTGCATACGCTTCCTGGAGGTGATCGCCGGCCACAAGGAGCTCGGCGGCACCGGCCGCGGCGAGCACCTCGAGATCGGCACCTATGTCGAGCGCGCCGTCGAATCGGAGCTGTCCGGCAACATCATCGACGTCTGCCCGGTGGGCGCGCTGACCTCCAAGCCGTTCCGCTTCCGGGCGCGTGCCTGGGAGCTGACCCAGCACGCCTCCATCGCACCGCACGACTGTGTCGGCTCCAACCTCTATGTGCATACCCGCCGCAGCGAGGTGATGCGCGCCGTGCCGCGTGATAACGAAGAGATCAATGAAGTCTGGCTGTCCGACCGTGACCGCTTCAGCTGCCACGGCCTGGAGCACCCGCAGCGCCTGACCGCGCCGCAGCGCAAGATCGATGGCCAGTGGCAGACCGTCGACTGGGAAAGTGCGCTGCAGGCCGTGGCCGAGACCTTGCGCAGTACCGCAGGTGATGAGCTGGGTATCCTGGTGAGTCCGACGGCGACGCTGGAGGAGGCCTATCTGCTGGCACGGGTCGCCGCCGGCCTGGGCTGCGCCCACATCGATCATCGCCTGCGGCAGACGGATTTCACCGACCAGGACCGCCTGAGCCTGCACCCCTGGCTGGGCGGGCCGCTGGCCGATCTCGAAAGCCGCGACGCGGTGCTGCTGATCGGTGCGAATCCGCGCAAGGAACAGCCCATCGTCGGGCACCGCCTGCGCAAGGCGGCACTCGCCGGGGCGCGTGTCTTTGCCCTCAACCCGGTCGCTTACGAGTTCAATTTCGATCTGGCCGATCAGATCGCCGTCCGGCCCTCGGCCCTGGTCGCGGAGCTGGCCGCGGTGACGGCGGCACTGCTGGGGTTGCGCAACACCCGCGCACCGGCGGACCTGCAGGGGTTGCTCGACAGTGCCACGCCGACGCCACGCCATGAGGCCATCGCGCAGGCGCTGTCCGCTGCCGAACGCGGTATGCTGCTGCTGGGCCTCACGGCGCAGATGCATCCGGCGGCCAGCGCCCTGCGGGCCCTGGCACTGCTGATCGGTGAGGTCGCCGACATACGTGTCGGCTTTCTCTCCGACGGACCCAACGGCGCCGGCGCCTGGCTGGCCGGGGTGCTGCCGCACCGCGCACCCGGCGGCGAAGCGCGTGCAACGCCGGGGCTGGATGCACAGGCGCAGCTGGCCGCGCCGCGCAAGACCTATATACTGTTCGGCTGCGAACCCGAAGCCGACTTCGCCGACGCCGCGCTGGCCCACCGTGCGCTGGCCGCGGCCGCCAGTGTCGTCGCGTTCACGGCCTTCGCCTCCGCGGGCTTGCGTGCGCAGGCGGACATCCTGTTGCCGCTCGCACCGTTCAGCGAGACCTCCGGTACCTTCGTCAATGGTGAAGGCCGCTGGCAGAGTTTTGCCGGCGCCGCGCGTCCCCGCGGTGGAACACGCCCCGGCTGGAAGGTGTTGCGCGTACTGGGTAACCTGCTGGATCTGGAAGATTTCGACTACCAGAGCTCCGAGGCGGTGCGCGACGAGCTGCGCACGCGGGTCGATGAACGTCGTCCAAGTCACGCGCGCGTCGCCGGCGCCCTTGCCCGGCCCGAAACCAACGCAGGCCTGGAACGTATTGGCGACGTGCCCCTGTATGCGAGTGATGCGCTGGTGCGGCACTCGGGACCGTTGCAGGCCATGACCGATGCGGCGGACGCCGTGGTGCGCGTAAATGCCGCCGAGGCGGCGCGGCTGGGCCTGAGCGGCAACGTCCAGGTGACGCAGGGCGCTGCCACCGCGGTCCTGGCACTGGTGATCGACGACCGTGTACCGGATGGCGCAGCCCAGATCGTCGCCGCGCGGCCGGGCAGCGCGCACCTGGGGCCGGCGTTCGGCCACGTCGAGCTCGGGCCGGCACCGTGA
- the nuoF gene encoding NADH-quinone oxidoreductase subunit NuoF translates to MKSNEVCFATLQYDQPWTLENYLKTGGYQAWKKILAEKTPAEVIIDEVKKSGLRGRGGAGFPTGLKWSFMPRTAPVQKYIVCNSDESEPGTCKDRDILRFNPHALIEGMAIGGYAIGATVGYNYMRGEFHHEPYQRFETALREAYDAGLLGTDIQGSGIDLELHSYLGAGAYICGEETALLESLEGKKGLPRFKPPFPANFGLYGRPTTINNTESLASVPAIMRNGGDWFLSLGKPNNGGSKIFCVSGHVNRPGNYEVRMGTPFRDLLEMAGGVRDGHTLKAVIPGGSSMPVLPAATIMDVDLDYDSLAKAGSGLGSAGMIVMDDSVCMVKALMRISRFYYAESCGQCTPCREGTGWMYRVVKRIEEGQGRPEDLDLLVSAAGQIEGHTICAFGEAAAWPVQSFLKHFRHEFEYHVAHGRCMVGPGAERGARAGVVA, encoded by the coding sequence ATGAAATCCAACGAAGTCTGTTTCGCGACGCTGCAGTACGATCAGCCCTGGACGCTTGAGAACTATCTCAAGACGGGCGGCTATCAGGCGTGGAAGAAGATCCTGGCCGAGAAGACGCCGGCCGAGGTGATCATCGACGAGGTCAAGAAATCCGGTCTGCGCGGACGTGGCGGGGCGGGTTTTCCGACCGGGTTGAAGTGGAGCTTCATGCCGCGCACGGCGCCGGTACAGAAGTACATCGTCTGCAACTCCGACGAATCCGAGCCGGGCACCTGCAAGGACCGCGATATCCTGCGCTTCAACCCGCATGCGCTGATCGAGGGCATGGCCATCGGCGGCTACGCCATCGGCGCCACCGTCGGCTATAACTACATGCGCGGCGAGTTCCATCACGAGCCCTACCAGCGTTTCGAGACCGCGCTGCGGGAGGCCTATGACGCCGGCCTGCTGGGCACGGACATCCAGGGTTCGGGTATCGATCTGGAGCTCCACAGCTATCTCGGCGCCGGTGCCTACATCTGTGGCGAGGAGACCGCGCTGCTGGAATCGCTGGAGGGCAAGAAGGGCCTGCCTCGTTTCAAACCGCCGTTCCCGGCCAATTTCGGCCTCTACGGCCGGCCGACCACCATCAACAACACCGAGAGCCTGGCCTCGGTGCCGGCGATCATGCGCAACGGCGGCGACTGGTTTCTGAGCCTGGGTAAGCCCAATAACGGTGGCAGCAAGATCTTCTGTGTGTCCGGGCACGTGAACCGTCCCGGCAACTACGAGGTGCGCATGGGTACACCGTTCCGCGATCTCCTGGAGATGGCCGGCGGCGTGCGCGACGGGCATACCTTGAAGGCCGTCATCCCCGGCGGCTCGTCCATGCCGGTGCTGCCCGCCGCGACCATCATGGATGTGGATCTGGACTATGACTCGCTGGCCAAGGCCGGCTCCGGGCTGGGCTCGGCCGGCATGATCGTGATGGACGATTCCGTCTGCATGGTCAAGGCGCTGATGCGCATCTCTCGCTTCTACTACGCCGAATCCTGTGGCCAGTGCACGCCCTGCCGCGAGGGTACCGGCTGGATGTACCGCGTGGTCAAGCGCATCGAGGAAGGGCAGGGGCGTCCCGAGGACCTGGATCTGCTGGTGAGTGCCGCCGGCCAGATCGAGGGCCACACTATCTGTGCCTTCGGCGAGGCCGCCGCCTGGCCGGTGCAGAGCTTTCTGAAGCACTTCCGCCACGAATTCGAATATCACGTGGCGCACGGCCGCTGCATGGTCGGCCCGGGCGCGGAACGCGGCGCGCGGGCGGGGGTCGTGGCATGA
- a CDS encoding NADH-quinone oxidoreductase subunit D has protein sequence MPEIRSYTMNFGPQHPAAHGVLRLVLEMDGEVIQRADPHIGLLHRATEKLAESKPYNQSIGYMDRLDYVSMMCNEHGYVLAIEKLLGIEPPLRAQYIRVLFDEITRVLNHLMWLGAHSLDIGAMTVFLYAFREREDLMDCYEAVSGTRMHATYYRPGGVYRDLPDTMPKYQESKWRSGDEVRRLNTNREGSMLDFIQDFTERFPACIDDYEVLLTDNRIWKQRTVGIGVVSPERAQQLGFTGPMLRGSGIAWDLRKKQPYEVYDRMDFDIPVGRNGDCYDRYLVRMEEMRQSNRIIRQCVDWLRANPGPVLLEDRKITPPRREEMKADMESLIYHFKLFTEGYCVPKGEAYAAVEHPKGEFGVYLISDGANKPYRLKVRAPGFAHLAALDEMVRGHMLPDVVAIIGTQDIVFGEIDR, from the coding sequence ATGCCTGAGATCAGAAGCTATACCATGAACTTCGGTCCGCAGCATCCGGCGGCGCATGGTGTGTTGCGCCTGGTGCTGGAGATGGACGGCGAGGTGATTCAGCGTGCCGATCCGCACATCGGACTGCTGCACCGCGCCACCGAGAAACTGGCCGAGAGTAAGCCGTACAACCAGAGCATCGGCTATATGGACCGGCTCGATTACGTGTCCATGATGTGTAACGAACACGGTTATGTGCTGGCCATCGAGAAGCTGCTCGGTATCGAGCCGCCACTGCGTGCACAGTATATCCGCGTCCTGTTCGACGAGATCACGCGCGTCCTGAACCATTTAATGTGGCTCGGGGCACACTCGCTGGACATTGGGGCCATGACCGTGTTCCTGTACGCCTTCCGTGAGCGTGAGGATCTGATGGACTGCTATGAGGCGGTCTCCGGTACGCGCATGCATGCGACCTATTACCGCCCCGGCGGCGTCTATCGCGACCTGCCGGATACCATGCCCAAATATCAGGAATCCAAGTGGCGCAGCGGTGACGAGGTACGGCGTCTGAACACCAATCGCGAGGGCTCGATGCTGGATTTCATCCAGGATTTCACCGAGCGTTTCCCGGCCTGCATCGACGATTATGAGGTGCTGCTGACGGACAACCGCATCTGGAAGCAGCGCACCGTCGGTATCGGCGTGGTCTCGCCCGAGCGCGCCCAGCAGCTGGGCTTCACCGGCCCCATGCTGCGCGGTTCCGGCATCGCCTGGGATCTGCGCAAGAAGCAGCCCTACGAGGTCTACGACCGTATGGATTTCGACATCCCGGTGGGCCGCAACGGTGACTGCTACGATCGCTATCTGGTGCGCATGGAGGAGATGCGCCAGTCCAACCGTATCATCCGGCAATGCGTCGACTGGCTGCGCGCCAACCCCGGTCCGGTACTGCTCGAAGACCGCAAGATCACGCCACCACGCCGCGAAGAGATGAAGGCCGATATGGAGTCCCTTATCTATCACTTCAAGCTGTTCACGGAAGGCTATTGTGTGCCCAAGGGCGAGGCCTACGCGGCGGTGGAGCACCCCAAGGGTGAATTCGGCGTGTATCTGATCTCGGACGGTGCCAACAAACCCTATCGTCTGAAGGTACGCGCACCGGGCTTCGCGCATCTGGCGGCGCTGGACGAGATGGTCCGTGGCCACATGCTCCCGGACGTAGTGGCCATCATCGGCACCCAGGACATCGTCTTCGGCGAGATCGATCGGTAA
- a CDS encoding NAD(P)H-dependent oxidoreductase subunit E — protein sequence MDVQQKASLSAEVRAEIDHWLTKFPPERKASAVLAALHAVQHEAGHVSVAAMDAVAEYLDMPQVSVYEVASFYSMLETRPVGRNTVAICTNISCMLCGADGLVEHVEKKLGVRRGESTADGRIFLKYEEECLAACVGAPMMTVNGHYHEHLTIEKVDQILDELK from the coding sequence ATGGACGTGCAGCAAAAAGCATCGCTGAGTGCCGAGGTCCGCGCCGAGATCGACCACTGGCTGACCAAGTTTCCGCCGGAGCGGAAGGCGTCGGCGGTGCTGGCGGCACTGCATGCGGTGCAGCACGAGGCCGGCCATGTGAGTGTGGCGGCGATGGATGCGGTCGCCGAGTACCTGGACATGCCGCAGGTATCGGTCTATGAGGTCGCGAGCTTCTATTCGATGCTCGAGACCCGACCGGTCGGTCGCAATACCGTGGCGATCTGCACCAACATCTCCTGCATGCTGTGTGGTGCCGACGGCCTGGTCGAACATGTGGAAAAGAAGCTCGGTGTCCGTCGCGGCGAAAGCACAGCGGACGGCCGCATTTTTCTCAAGTACGAGGAGGAGTGCCTGGCCGCCTGCGTCGGTGCCCCGATGATGACAGTGAACGGGCATTATCACGAGCATCTGACCATCGAGAAGGTCGACCAGATCCTGGACGAGCTGAAATGA
- a CDS encoding NADH-quinone oxidoreductase subunit B gives MLQQRGFVVTKIDDLVNWARTGSLWPMTFGLACCAVEMMHAGAARYDLDRFGVIFRPSPRQSDVMIVAGTLTNKMAPALRKVYDQMPEPKWVISMGSCANGGGYYHYSYSVVRGCDRIVPVDVYVPGCPPTAEALLYGILQLQNKIRRTNTIAR, from the coding sequence TGTCGTGACCAAGATCGATGATCTGGTCAACTGGGCGCGTACCGGGTCACTCTGGCCCATGACGTTCGGCTTGGCCTGCTGTGCCGTGGAAATGATGCATGCGGGCGCGGCACGCTATGACCTTGACCGCTTCGGGGTCATTTTCCGTCCCAGTCCGAGGCAGTCCGACGTGATGATCGTCGCCGGGACGCTGACCAACAAGATGGCCCCTGCCTTGCGCAAGGTCTACGACCAGATGCCTGAGCCGAAGTGGGTGATCTCCATGGGCTCATGTGCCAACGGCGGCGGCTATTATCACTATTCCTACTCCGTTGTCCGCGGTTGCGATCGCATCGTGCCGGTGGACGTGTACGTGCCGGGCTGCCCGCCGACCGCCGAGGCCCTGCTCTACGGCATTCTGCAATTGCAGAACAAGATCCGCCGTACCAACACCATCGCCCGCTGA